The nucleotide sequence TCAGAAAGAAATGCTTAATTTTACTTACAGTCACTTCTGTGGTTCCACAGGCTGGAAAAGCAGCAATTACTTTAGTGCTGTTACTGAGAAGACCTCCCAGTGCTTCTCCTAGTGCCCTCTTTATAAAGGCTTAGAGGAGTACTCACCCATAAGGACAGTGTCCCTGTATTGAACATAATACATGATTTTCAATCCTTAGAGAAACGTTACAAAGTCATATttctattctcattttacatttgAGCTAAGTAGACTCAGAGAAGTGGAGCCAAGGCACACAGTTGATAAGTAGTGAATCTGAGTTTTGACTTTCTCCAAAAGCCACACTACCCAAAGCACCAGAAAAGTGGAAAGCACTGTGTTAACGCTCATTCTCGgtgtctttctctcctctttttgtTCTATGTCCAGATTTTCTACTTATTATTGATTCACCCTATTGTTCACGTATCCCTTGTTTGAAGCTCCTTCAAGTCCTCTATGGAAAGATAGGGTTATAAATGAATCATTTGGTGTGTAtgacatatatgcatatgtattggCTTAATGATTCATGGCTTCAGTTGAGAAACCCTTGACTAGTGTCAACCACACAGAAAACTGCAGGAGTTTCACTTCCTGTTTTGCCAACTTTAAGCATGAAGCAATTGGGTGTGGAAGAAAGAAAGTGTCCTTGAGTGACCTGGAGGCCCAGGCTCAGGTTTTGTCACTTTCCTACTCTGTGGCCTATTGACAAATTTACTTTATCGAACTTCAGCTTTGCcatcaataaaatggaaaaagtaattATTGATTTGCTACCTCACTCAGCTAATGAGATATTCAAATATGGTTATAGTTTTGTGAATATGTTTCAAGTTGTAAGAGATCACACAAATTTAAGGCATTATAATTGGCATTAATTTTTGCTTATTCCACCCTTCATCCCTCTTAAATCCAGAGGATTTAAAGAGCTACAAAGAGGCTGTCTGAGGCCTGACtttactctttcttctccttctgttcTATGCATataatttctttcccttcttgTCCACCTCACCTGCCATTTCTAGAATTTCCATCTGGGAGAGGGAATTGACAGGAAGAAGGCCAATGTCAGCCTTGAATATTTCAGCCCTGAAATACTCCAAGTTGTATGTTGATCTTCCTTCTCAGAGCCTTGTACATTTGCTTGAATAAACACATTTATGCAGAATTCGTATTCAAATACAAATAGAACCACACTTACATGTAGCATGGATATACACAAAATCACACATTTTCAAGCATACTAAGAAATTGATGCATACATCTATAGACAAACAATCATGTATGTATGTTAGTTCCTCACTTATCCACAGTTTCACTTTCCCAGGTTTTGTGGTCAGTTATCAtctgaaaataggtgagtacagtacagtaagatattttgagagagacagcgaaaaagaaagagatcacattcacataacttttattacaatatattattgtaactattcaattttattattagttgttaatctcttactgtccCTAATTCAGAAAATGAACTTTATCTTAGCTATTTGTGTATAGGAAAACATATTGCATATATGAGGTTTGGTACCATCTGGGGTCTCAGAGACCCACTTGGGGTCTAATAACATATCCACCAAGCATATGAGATAAGGGGAGACTGCTGTACAAGCACAAGAGTAGAGAACCCATCTCAAACAGCCATAGACATCCACTTCAAATGGATGTATTCTTCAAGAAATAGAATCACACTCTGTACTATACAGATATGATCATGGAGACACACACTTTCAAATACATACAGCCCTGATAAGGATACACAGGGAGATGTGCACAAATGCACACATCTACTTTCACTAGTACATGAGACATAGAAACACACCCAGGGATGCTCAATCACCCTAGACCTGCTCAAACCAAACACACTCCGAAACACTCAGTAACAAACACTTCTGAGTGTGGTCATATTTCCAGTTTTGACAACTGAATTttgttgtcttctcttttttataaCTTCATTCAGATATAATTGATATTATAAAACtgcatatatttaatgtatataatttgATGAGTTTAGACATAGTTTCACATACCTGTGAAACCAacaccacaatcaaggtaataaatatatccatcacctccaaaagcttctttgtgtatatatatatggtaagaacacttaacatgagatctaacCTCTTAACAAAATGTTAAGTGCATAATACACTATTGTTAATTATAGGAACTCTGCTATACAGCTGATCTTTAGGGCTAATTCATCTTGCATACTATAATTTTATACCAATTAGACAACTCcctatttcttcatttctcccttcctccttttccctaGGAACCACTGTCCTATTCtcgcttctatgagtttgactattttagaacctcatataagtgaaatcaggCAGTGTCTTTCTGTTACTTGCTTATTTTACatagcataatggcctccagttttaTTCATGTTGTCATAAATCGTAGGATTCCCCCTTTtttaggctgaataatatcccattgtgtatgtatgcacattttctttgtccatttatttttcaatggaaatttgggttgtttccataaCTTTGGAAACAGtgattgtgaacagtgctgcaatgaacatgggagtgtaaatattttcttgaaatgctgatttcaattattttgggtatatatacagaagtgagattgctggatcatatagtagttctatttttaatttttgagaaaactCCATACTATTTTTCACAATGGCTACATCATTTTCCACTCCCTCCAACAGTGTagaagggttccaatttctctatatccttgatgacacttcattttttttttttttatagtagccacTCTACCTGGTATAAGgcgatatctcattgtggcttttattttcatttccctgatgacatccTCATTGTCCTTTTCTTGAATGTTCTGTTTCTGGGGAAGCTGGATGAACATTGTTTTCTGGGAACCTTCTTTATATGAATCCCATTAATTCCAGACACATTGTTTTCTCAATGATAACATCCACTCTTCCCAAAATGTAGTCAAGGAGCATTGCCCAACAGAAAACAGCAATGTATACTTCCTACCTTGAATCCCTTCACAAATAGTTCTCCTGGCAGTGAAGAGGGTACACAGGAGGGATCCCAGCCCTCTATGTCTCTCTGCAGAGATTCAGAGATCCATCAAACATCACTtgttctgaaaaaaacaaaatagacttcTACTGCAACTCATTTCATGAGGTCACCCCAGGTTTATCAGTCCATGTTTCTGGAATCAAGAAAAAGTGACCTCCTGAGGTCATCCCACTACCTTCCTGCCTCTAACCCAAATTGTCCATGATAAGAACAGGAAGCAGAAAATTTCTTCCCCTGTTAAAAAAAGTGCCCcctttaaacaaattatttcaatGCTGCTTTCAGACAGTCATAACTTAGTAGGCAATAACTTTGCAATGACATCGAGTGACAAAGTGACAGAAGGTACTTTACATACTTCCTTGAAAAATAGTGGTTAAATAAATGTGGATATTTGAAGCAGGTCTCGAACAACCTTATTTATGATATTGGCTTATAGGCaagacataaaaaaatgaaaacttgatatatacaaataaaaatatatcagggGTGATTAGTGAAAAAATAGAACATGCTCAAGAATGACCAGGATGGTTGTGGGCATGTGTTAATCAGGTTTCCTTAGGAATTAGCCACTAGACCTTAACCTCTGTAAGGAGACTGGCTTAAAATTGAAGGGGCATCTTGCATCAGGAGCCCACTGAAGTCATCAAGTAGAATTTAAATTGTATtcaatcaaaaaggaaaaagtgaacaCTCAGTTCAGTCAAAACTACCAAAATGGTTTTATGATGGCTATaacataatacataatataatttCCATTCAAAAGACTCAGGAGAAGAACAATgtctctttctgctttctctgtCTTTATTCAACGTGATGAGGTAAGAGTTGAAATGACTTTCTCTGTCATAGGTTCCTTGGCTGAGTTGGTTGAAACGCCCACCTGGAAGGCTCTGTATTTTAATCTAGCATGTATTCCCTCTGCACTGGAAGCTCCTTGAGATTAGCAATCCCGCATATCTTGTGCACCATGGAATGACTTGCCCTTAGCATAAGGCCTGGCATGTGGCAGCATTTAATACTTATTAACTGAACGAGTGTTGGGCCCAGCTGGGCAAGAAATGCCTCaggagttttttatttttcctcttcagaTAGTTGTTGCTTCTCGCTAATTGCATCCTGTACCTACTGTTCTTCTGGATTCCACGATCTGCCATCCAACAGGGCTTTTCTGAGTCGTCTCCAGAAGATGTGCTGCCCCAGGACACTGTCCTCCCACTCCAGGTAAGTGTTCCTGCTGAGAAGGCGGTACAGCTCCACCTGCTGCCTGAGCAGGGTCTTCTCCACCTTCTGCAGGACAATGAAGATTATGCCTGCACGACTGCTCAGAAACTGCCAGGTCTGAGCAATCTCATATTCAAAGATACACCAGCGGCTCTGGATGAAGTGCTGGGACACCACAACAATCACCTTTCGGCTTTTATGGAAACCTTCATGGATGATGTTTGCAGCAATGGCCACACCGGGAATAAAGTCTCTGTAGTGAAGGCAGAGCTGAAAGGGAGGCACCCCTTCTTCTAAATTCTTTACTAGTTCATTCCTTACCCAGTCCTCATCCTGGCTTGAGTAGATAACAAAGGCATCATAGATGTTTTCACCTCTACCATACTTTATGCAGCCAGCAAGAAGCATCAGGTGAAAATAGAACTTATAGACCAGAACTGCTACAACAGATACCACAAGCACACTGAACACAGACACACCAATGATGGTCTTATTCATCTGACAGGTAATATTCAAACTCAGCACCGGCATGCCCTGTTTATCTGAAGGTGTTGCACATTCCATTCGTTCAGCTTCCACCAAGAGCTGCCTCTGGTCCTTGATCCACTGCAGGAAACTCTGGTGTTCACAAGTACAAGCAAAGTCATTCTGAGTAAGATTTAAGAAAGCTAGACTACTTGGAAAATGCTGTAGTTCCTGGTTGTTGGAAGTCATTATGTGATTGAGACTGTAATCGAGAACCTGGAGGGAGGGCAGACACTTATAAGGAAACGTATCCAATGAAAAGAAGTTGTTGTGGCTCATATTTAGTACCTGAAGCTTGTTGAGTGTGTCAAATGCTGTTGGAGACAACTGCTCCAATTGACACTGAGAGAGGTCCAGGAAGGTCAAGTTTTTCAGATCTGTGAAgatatctggaaggaagttttcctGGAAAGAATTGCCAGCCATTTTTAAGACTTTGAGACTGAGCAAGCCATCGAAGATGCCATTGAAAGCAACTCTGGTGTGAGTATGAGAAATGTCAAGGTAAATGAGGTTTCTGAGTGATAGGAATACTGAAAATTGACTCATCTGTTTCAAATTGGAATGCTGGAAATCCAGATGTTCTAGTTTTTCTAAGCCCAAGAAGTTTGAACTCATGGTAATAACATCATTGAAGCTCAGATCTAAATACTTTAGGCTGGTTGTCCCAAAATCACTTTGAGAACAGCAACCTTTGAAACTCAAGCCATTTCTACTGAGATCTAGAAACTCAAGGCTTGGTAGATCAACTTCTGAAAAAGCATTCCCACCTTTGTTGGCAGTGAAAGTAAGCCTTTTGAGAGATTCGAGTTCCAATGTGGGAAACTGTTCAAATTTACAGTTAACTAATTCTAAATGTTGCCATCTGAAATTATAAGAAAAGTCTTCTACCCTTTTAATACTCACACTCACCagggaaaatgaagaaacatttgccAAACAATTAAATAAGTCAATAATATTATCGAGGTAGTAGTCTAAGTATGTTAATCGGAATTCTTCAATGGTCAAATTGCACAATCCCTCCAGAGAAGATTTGTCAAACTCTTCCaagtttctttcatttctaaattctCCCAGAACCAAACGATGGACTTCTAAACCAGCCAGACCTTGAATACAAGTTTTCATTACATTTAAATCATCAAAATTACTTCTCAAAGTCAGCTTATGAAGCCTAATTTCTTTAAATGCACCTGGTTGGATAAAGTTTATAGGGTTCAGGGACAGGTCTAAAGAGAGATTGGATAGGGGCATTTGATGTAGAACCTGCAAGTCtttgcaataaatattttgaatcttGTTACTGGAAAGGTCCAAGTGCTCTAGATTGGTCAGATTAGAAAAATACTCAGGTAATTTGAAAGACTGGATAAGATTGTGAGCCACATTAAGTTCTTTCAAAGTTTTGAGATGTCCAATGGGGAAGTTCTCTAGAGATGCTAGATTTGTCTCCACAGCCACCAGCTTCTGTAAACTTGATAGTCCAGAAAAGGCTCCCAGGGCTAAACTCTGGATGGGGTTTCCTGTCAATATTAAAGTGGAGAGGTGGCTTAGGCTCTGATATGCCCCATCTTCAATTGTCTGGATTTCACACCTACAGGAATAAAAATACATTGATTATATAACATTTCTGCTGAATAAGAACCTAAAGTAGAATATTAATCCTAGTCATCCAGTTCTTCATACGGGATGTGATGGGTCAAAGACATCAAGCAGGACAGATGATGATGGCATGAGCAAATAAGGAGCCCCACAGATTGAGTATTGTCATACTGGCTGCAATGATAGGCTCTTTTTTGTCATGTTAGGCATACATGATAAACAGAGGAGAAAATCCATAAGAAGGAAATCAGTTAAACGTCAATAATTGACATATATAAAGATTGTGCAGTTGATAAAGCATGTAATAGCCTTGGATCAAGTTTAGCCATTTTCTGTCACACAAAATTGTAATTATACATCTGATTGGTACAGATAATATGGATAGTTGTTAGTTGTTAGCCAAGATAAATGACTAGTAAATATCAATTTCAGAGATACGAAAAATTACACATAAGTGTCATGGATACTCTTAATGTTTATGAAAAGTGCATACATGATAGCTCGATACTTGAAAGTTGTTGTTATCAGAGGTAAATGTTTGTAACCTGTGATAGCAGCGAGTTTtgtgaaaaaaagtgaaaatcatGTGCTATAAGAGTTCACATCCAGAGAACTGTTGTGGACGAAGAGAATCAAAGTAGGCTTCTCTGAGAACACTTAAGCTGAAAATTGAAAGATGAGTAGAAGTTAACGATAAAAGGAGGTGAAGTGAACAGCAAACACAAAAGCCCCAAGGTTGACAGCGAAAAATGACACACAGACTAATCATGACAAATAGCTTCCATGGTTGGAGTACAGAGATGAAATTGGAGTGTACAATATGGAGTTgtggagaaagaagatttccaaTTAGGCAGAGGTTTACCACCCAGATGAAGGGTTTTGAATTTtatcccaagagaaatgaaagccatCCTACATACAATGTTCAGGGACATGTCCTAGAGATAGGGCTTTGATGCAGCCAGCAAACAGCAAGCCATCACGATAAATGATAAATTCCTTTATCATTGCAGGTGCTTGTCAATTACAACGTACAAATAAGttctttcttaatccagtctgaattacatttataatattcCCCACCCATTTTAGCTTCTTCAGGAGTTTCCTAGATAATAAAAGCATTGTGGTCCAAGCTTTTGTTATTTATTGGTAACTAGATAAAGGATAAGCAGTATACTAGAAAGAACACTGGAAGAGTGGACAAAAGAGCTTGGGTTTGGTGCTTCTGCAGTGCTCTCCTACTGGGTGATCTTGAATACCTCTTTTCCTCTCTAGGTTTTAGTTATCACATTTATAAATCAAACAGCTGAACTTGATTATTTTTGAAGTTCTCTCTTTCAATTATATGATTTTTACAGCCCATCATTCTATCTCTGCATTGCTGTATACATCAGGCAAGAATTAAAGGGTCTTGCTGTATCTCTATATCATTACATTGGTGATAGTCACTTTAGAGAAGTAGAGTATTAAGACAAAGAGAACAATTAAGTTGGATTCTGGAGATGTGAACTTAAATCTTTGGTCTGTGGCTAACAAGCAATGATAATGTATATAAGTCACTTAAATTATtcaagcttcagtttcttcatctataaaaagaaacatacatatatattatagattTCTATGGGG is from Macaca mulatta isolate MMU2019108-1 chromosome 15, T2T-MMU8v2.0, whole genome shotgun sequence and encodes:
- the TLR4 gene encoding toll-like receptor 4 isoform X1, giving the protein MELKFYKIPDNIPFSTKNLDLSFNPLRHLGSYSFLRFPELQVLDLSRCEIQTIEDGAYQSLSHLSTLILTGNPIQSLALGAFSGLSSLQKLVAVETNLASLENFPIGHLKTLKELNVAHNLIQSFKLPEYFSNLTNLEHLDLSSNKIQNIYCKDLQVLHQMPLSNLSLDLSLNPINFIQPGAFKEIRLHKLTLRSNFDDLNVMKTCIQGLAGLEVHRLVLGEFRNERNLEEFDKSSLEGLCNLTIEEFRLTYLDYYLDNIIDLFNCLANVSSFSLVSVSIKRVEDFSYNFRWQHLELVNCKFEQFPTLELESLKRLTFTANKGGNAFSEVDLPSLEFLDLSRNGLSFKGCCSQSDFGTTSLKYLDLSFNDVITMSSNFLGLEKLEHLDFQHSNLKQMSQFSVFLSLRNLIYLDISHTHTRVAFNGIFDGLLSLKVLKMAGNSFQENFLPDIFTDLKNLTFLDLSQCQLEQLSPTAFDTLNKLQVLNMSHNNFFSLDTFPYKCLPSLQVLDYSLNHIMTSNNQELQHFPSSLAFLNLTQNDFACTCEHQSFLQWIKDQRQLLVEAERMECATPSDKQGMPVLSLNITCQMNKTIIGVSVFSVLVVSVVAVLVYKFYFHLMLLAGCIKYGRGENIYDAFVIYSSQDEDWVRNELVKNLEEGVPPFQLCLHYRDFIPGVAIAANIIHEGFHKSRKVIVVVSQHFIQSRWCIFEYEIAQTWQFLSSRAGIIFIVLQKVEKTLLRQQVELYRLLSRNTYLEWEDSVLGQHIFWRRLRKALLDGRSWNPEEQ
- the TLR4 gene encoding toll-like receptor 4 isoform X2; amino-acid sequence: MPLSNLSLDLSLNPINFIQPGAFKEIRLHKLTLRSNFDDLNVMKTCIQGLAGLEVHRLVLGEFRNERNLEEFDKSSLEGLCNLTIEEFRLTYLDYYLDNIIDLFNCLANVSSFSLVSVSIKRVEDFSYNFRWQHLELVNCKFEQFPTLELESLKRLTFTANKGGNAFSEVDLPSLEFLDLSRNGLSFKGCCSQSDFGTTSLKYLDLSFNDVITMSSNFLGLEKLEHLDFQHSNLKQMSQFSVFLSLRNLIYLDISHTHTRVAFNGIFDGLLSLKVLKMAGNSFQENFLPDIFTDLKNLTFLDLSQCQLEQLSPTAFDTLNKLQVLNMSHNNFFSLDTFPYKCLPSLQVLDYSLNHIMTSNNQELQHFPSSLAFLNLTQNDFACTCEHQSFLQWIKDQRQLLVEAERMECATPSDKQGMPVLSLNITCQMNKTIIGVSVFSVLVVSVVAVLVYKFYFHLMLLAGCIKYGRGENIYDAFVIYSSQDEDWVRNELVKNLEEGVPPFQLCLHYRDFIPGVAIAANIIHEGFHKSRKVIVVVSQHFIQSRWCIFEYEIAQTWQFLSSRAGIIFIVLQKVEKTLLRQQVELYRLLSRNTYLEWEDSVLGQHIFWRRLRKALLDGRSWNPEEQ
- the TLR4 gene encoding toll-like receptor 4 precursor, with the protein product MTSALRLAGTLIPAMAFLSCVRPESWEPCVEVVPNITYQCMELKFYKIPDNIPFSTKNLDLSFNPLRHLGSYSFLRFPELQVLDLSRCEIQTIEDGAYQSLSHLSTLILTGNPIQSLALGAFSGLSSLQKLVAVETNLASLENFPIGHLKTLKELNVAHNLIQSFKLPEYFSNLTNLEHLDLSSNKIQNIYCKDLQVLHQMPLSNLSLDLSLNPINFIQPGAFKEIRLHKLTLRSNFDDLNVMKTCIQGLAGLEVHRLVLGEFRNERNLEEFDKSSLEGLCNLTIEEFRLTYLDYYLDNIIDLFNCLANVSSFSLVSVSIKRVEDFSYNFRWQHLELVNCKFEQFPTLELESLKRLTFTANKGGNAFSEVDLPSLEFLDLSRNGLSFKGCCSQSDFGTTSLKYLDLSFNDVITMSSNFLGLEKLEHLDFQHSNLKQMSQFSVFLSLRNLIYLDISHTHTRVAFNGIFDGLLSLKVLKMAGNSFQENFLPDIFTDLKNLTFLDLSQCQLEQLSPTAFDTLNKLQVLNMSHNNFFSLDTFPYKCLPSLQVLDYSLNHIMTSNNQELQHFPSSLAFLNLTQNDFACTCEHQSFLQWIKDQRQLLVEAERMECATPSDKQGMPVLSLNITCQMNKTIIGVSVFSVLVVSVVAVLVYKFYFHLMLLAGCIKYGRGENIYDAFVIYSSQDEDWVRNELVKNLEEGVPPFQLCLHYRDFIPGVAIAANIIHEGFHKSRKVIVVVSQHFIQSRWCIFEYEIAQTWQFLSSRAGIIFIVLQKVEKTLLRQQVELYRLLSRNTYLEWEDSVLGQHIFWRRLRKALLDGRSWNPEEQ